In one window of Thermus aquaticus DNA:
- a CDS encoding HD domain-containing protein: protein MGLGKRLARLFRALLAQEAPDDAFALALLEEEERELYLAMDPRDRAHGVRVAKRLLARYPEAPEAVLRAALLHDAGKALRPYRPWERVLVGLLAPPLPPYPLRQGLLGAFQVRRHHPLYAAERIKDPQVRALVLEHHAPQSLWGRRLHEADREE, encoded by the coding sequence ATGGGGCTTGGGAAGAGGCTTGCCCGCCTCTTCCGGGCCCTTCTGGCCCAGGAGGCCCCCGACGACGCCTTCGCCCTGGCCCTCCTCGAGGAGGAGGAGCGGGAGCTTTACCTCGCCATGGACCCCCGGGACCGGGCCCACGGGGTGCGGGTGGCCAAGCGCCTCCTGGCCCGCTATCCCGAGGCCCCGGAGGCGGTTTTGCGGGCCGCCCTCCTCCACGACGCCGGCAAGGCCTTGAGGCCCTACCGCCCCTGGGAGCGGGTCCTGGTGGGCCTCCTGGCCCCGCCCCTGCCCCCTTATCCCTTGCGCCAGGGCCTCCTGGGAGCCTTCCAGGTGCGCCGCCACCACCCCCTCTACGCGGCGGAACGCATAAAAGACCCCCAGGTGCGGGCCCTGGTTCTGGAGCACCACGCCCCCCAAAGCCTCTGGGGAAGGCGGCTTCACGAGGCGGACCGGGAGGAGTGA
- a CDS encoding metal-sensitive transcriptional regulator codes for MTRTTELGPDTVENILKRLRRIEGQVRGLQKMVAEGRPCDEVLTQMTATKKAMEAAATLILHEFLNVCAAEVSEGKVDPKKPGEIANMLKKFI; via the coding sequence ATGACCAGGACCACCGAGCTGGGACCGGATACCGTGGAGAACATCCTGAAGCGGCTTCGGCGCATTGAGGGCCAGGTGCGGGGCCTGCAGAAGATGGTGGCCGAGGGGCGCCCCTGCGACGAGGTCCTCACCCAGATGACCGCCACCAAGAAGGCCATGGAGGCGGCGGCTACCCTGATCCTCCACGAGTTTCTGAACGTCTGCGCCGCCGAGGTCTCCGAGGGCAAGGTGGACCCCAAGAAGCCCGGGGAGATCGCCAACATGCTGAAGAAGTTCATCTAA
- the dnaX gene encoding DNA polymerase III subunit gamma/tau: MGALYRTFRPLTFQEVVGQEHVKEPLLRAIREGRLAQAYLFSGPRGVGKTTTARLLAMAVGCQGPERPCGVCPHCQAVQKGAHPDVVEIDAASNNSVEDVRELRERILLAPLTAPKKVFILDEAHMLSKSAFNALLKTLEEPPPHVLFVFATTEPERMPPTILSRVQHYRFRRLREEEIALKLRRILEEMGREAEEEALLLIARLSDGAMRDAESLLERLLLLEGPLTRTQVEAALGLPPKEALARLAEALLLGKVPEALKEARRLYGLGFAPRSLVGGLMEVLREGLYAAYGLGGARLPAGPEELLQALTRLDEALERLSRRSDLLALEAALLNLLNLAPTGPTPPPEPASASGPVPEFDPHAPARPKAPPEAGEAQDLAEGWRAFLEALKPTLRAFVREARPHLEGKTLVLRFPESKAFHHKKAEEQKAHLLPLARAQFGVEELAFVLEKKSLSGASPPPPTKPVPPREAPPPVAAPPPEPEPPLEDPPWEAEEGEDPSEELRRLARLLGGRLLWVRKPKAPEAEEPVSEDGIGGNGI, translated from the coding sequence GTGGGCGCCCTCTACCGGACTTTTCGCCCCCTCACCTTCCAGGAGGTGGTGGGCCAGGAGCACGTGAAGGAGCCCCTCCTGCGGGCCATACGGGAAGGGCGCTTGGCCCAGGCCTACCTCTTCTCCGGCCCCCGGGGGGTGGGCAAGACCACCACCGCCCGCCTCCTGGCCATGGCCGTGGGGTGCCAGGGGCCCGAGCGCCCTTGCGGGGTCTGCCCCCACTGCCAGGCGGTGCAGAAGGGCGCCCACCCCGACGTGGTGGAGATTGACGCCGCCAGCAACAACTCCGTGGAGGACGTGCGGGAGCTGAGGGAGAGGATCCTTTTGGCCCCCCTTACCGCCCCCAAAAAGGTCTTCATCCTGGACGAGGCCCACATGCTCTCCAAAAGCGCCTTCAACGCCCTCCTGAAGACCCTGGAGGAACCCCCGCCCCACGTCCTCTTCGTCTTCGCCACCACCGAGCCCGAGAGGATGCCCCCCACCATCCTCTCCCGGGTCCAGCACTACCGCTTCCGCCGCCTTAGGGAGGAGGAGATCGCCCTGAAGCTTCGGCGCATCCTGGAGGAAATGGGTAGGGAGGCCGAGGAGGAGGCCCTCCTCCTCATCGCCAGGCTTTCGGACGGGGCCATGCGGGACGCCGAAAGCCTCCTGGAGCGCCTTTTGCTCCTCGAGGGCCCCCTCACCCGAACCCAGGTGGAGGCGGCTTTGGGCCTCCCCCCAAAGGAGGCCCTCGCCCGCCTGGCCGAGGCCCTCCTCCTGGGAAAGGTCCCCGAGGCCTTAAAGGAGGCCAGGCGGCTTTACGGCCTGGGCTTCGCCCCGAGGAGCCTGGTGGGGGGGCTCATGGAGGTCCTCAGGGAGGGGCTTTACGCCGCCTACGGCCTCGGTGGGGCCAGGCTTCCCGCCGGGCCCGAGGAGCTTCTCCAGGCCCTCACCCGCCTGGACGAGGCCCTGGAGCGCTTGAGCCGGCGCTCGGACCTTCTGGCCCTGGAGGCCGCCCTCCTCAACCTCCTCAACCTGGCCCCCACCGGGCCCACCCCACCCCCCGAGCCCGCCTCGGCCTCAGGCCCGGTCCCCGAGTTTGACCCCCACGCCCCCGCCAGGCCCAAGGCGCCCCCCGAGGCGGGGGAAGCCCAGGACCTGGCCGAGGGGTGGCGGGCCTTCCTGGAGGCTTTGAAGCCCACCCTAAGGGCCTTCGTGCGGGAGGCCAGGCCCCACCTGGAGGGGAAGACCCTCGTCCTCCGCTTCCCCGAGAGCAAGGCCTTCCACCACAAGAAGGCCGAGGAGCAGAAGGCCCACCTCCTCCCCCTGGCCCGGGCCCAGTTCGGGGTGGAGGAGCTGGCCTTCGTCCTGGAAAAAAAAAGCCTGAGTGGGGCTAGCCCCCCACCCCCCACCAAGCCGGTCCCCCCAAGAGAAGCCCCTCCCCCGGTGGCCGCTCCCCCGCCCGAACCGGAGCCTCCCCTGGAGGACCCTCCATGGGAAGCGGAGGAGGGAGAGGATCCTAGCGAAGAGCTTCGCCGCCTGGCCCGTCTGCTGGGAGGGCGGCTTCTTTGGGTGCGGAAGCCCAAGGCCCCGGAGGCCGAGGAACCCGTGAGCGAGGACGGCATAGGGGGTAATGGTATATAA